A genomic segment from Syngnathus scovelli strain Florida chromosome 3, RoL_Ssco_1.2, whole genome shotgun sequence encodes:
- the pdlim2 gene encoding PDZ and LIM domain protein 2, translating to MALTVDLIGPSPWGFRIVGGRDFKKAITVSKVNGGSKAEQAALKPGDVILAINGENTADMLNAEAQNKIKNSKTHLQLTVERLEHSSPKQTNGISTPEQLTGRFQEAVIVSRDENQNYREYSISSPASLSPVPYSPQPPESPDGKKERLTTTTPTNKSVQIRSWSPEEKSYRLARPLSQDFSPSDYRNSSLSSRTPTPPGHYSPHSAIDQDVHMSSYRSNSSSEVVMQKFDKDSEVYKMIQENRESRTAPRQSNTFKMLQEVLEADEKEAALKFPGKLSPNVPKPSAPVGGVSKYHICEKCGTSIVTQAVRIVDDRFRHPECYTCTDCGLNLRMRGHFWVGDVMYCEKHAKQRYQGQASSPRSSLSPRH from the exons ATGGCACTGACTGTGGACTTGATTGGTCCATCGCCATGGGGCTTCAGAATAGTTGGAGGAAGGGACTTCAAAAAGGCCATAACTGTATCGAAG GTCAACGGAGGCAGCAAAGCAGAGCAAGCGGCTCTCAAACCCGGTGATGTCATCTTGGCCATCAATGGGGAAAATACTGCTGACATGCTAAATGCAGAGGCCCAGAACAAAATCAAGAACTCCAAGACCCATCTGCAGCTGACGGTGGAGAG GCTTGAACACTCCAGCCCAAAACAGACAAATGGCATCAGCACCCCTGAGCAGCTTACCGGGCGCTTTCAG GAAGCTGTAATAGTAAGTCGAGACGAGAACCAAAACTATAGAGAGTACAGCATATCCAGCCCTGCATCGCTGTCACCTGTGCCGTATTCACCACAACCTCCCGAGAGTCCCGATGGCAAGAAGGAGAGATTGACAACCACCACCCCCACCAACAAGAG TGTTCAGATTCGCTCATGGTCGCCAGAGGAGAAGAGTTATAGACTGGCCAGGCCGCTTTCACAG GACTTCTCTCCTTCGGACTACAGAAATAGTTCTTTGTCCAGCAGAACCCCGACCCCACCGGGACACTACTCACCTCATAGTGCCATTGATCAGGATGTGCACATGTCTTCTTATCGCag taATTCAAGCTCTGAAGTCGTCATGCAGAAGTTTGACAAGGACTCTGAGGTGTACAAAATGATCCAGGAGAATAGGGAGTCTCGCACAGCTCCTCGTCAGTCCAACACATTCAAAATGCTGCAAGAAGTTCTGGAGGCCGACGAGAAAG AGGCTGCATTGAAGTTCCCAGGAAAGTTATCGCCCAATGTTCCGAAACCAAGCGCACCCGTGGGAGGAGTCAGCAAATACCACATCTGTGAGAAGTGTGGCACCAGCATTGT CACACAGGCCGTGCGCATCGTGGACGACCGCTTCCGCCACCCCGAGTGCTACACGTGCACAGACTGCGGGCTGAACCTCCGGATGAGGGGTCACTTCTGGGTGGGCGACGTGATGTACTGTGAGAAGCACGCCAAGCAGCGTTATCAAGGTCAGGCCAGCTCGCCGCGGTCCAGCCTGTCCCCTCGCCATTGA